One Dioscorea cayenensis subsp. rotundata cultivar TDr96_F1 chromosome 17, TDr96_F1_v2_PseudoChromosome.rev07_lg8_w22 25.fasta, whole genome shotgun sequence DNA window includes the following coding sequences:
- the LOC120281303 gene encoding receptor kinase-like protein Xa21 translates to MEMRVVILFLFFCSSIVVLLIVPTAEAISLGNETDKLALLAFKKGIIKDPSGALNSWNDTIHFCDWEGVSCSSQQPQRVITLNLSNRGLEGSISPSIGNLSFLRHMLLMDNGLYGEIPGDFGRLHSLRVLNLSFNSIHGEIPANLSHCSELITIQLENNNLTGVIPAELGSTPKLKSLALDNNYLNGVIPPSLGNLSSLMEISLLYNSLQGDIPTELGNLSKP, encoded by the coding sequence ATGGAAATGAGAGTGGTCATCTTGTTCCTGTTCTTCTGTTCAAGCATAGTGGTATTGCTCATAGTACCCACAGCTGAAGCCATCTCACTTGGAAATGAAACTGATAAATTAGCACTCCTAGCTTTCAAGAAGGGAATAATCAAAGACCCCTCAGGAGCTCTGAACTCATGGAATGACACTATCCACTTCTGTGACTGGGAAGGAGTGTCATGCAGCAGCCAGCAACCCCAGAGGGTTATCACCCTCAACCTCAGCAACCGTGGTTTAGAAGGCTCTATATCTCCATCTATAGGTAACCTTTCCTTTCTCAGGCACATGCTACTCATGGACAATGGTCTTTATGGTGAAATCCCTGGTGACTTTGGTCGTTTGCACTCTCTTAGAGTACTTAACCTTAGTTTTAATTCAATCCATGGTGAAATTCCTGCCAACCTGAGTCACTGCTCAGAACTCATAACCATCCAGTTAGAGAATAACAATCTCACTGGTGTCATTCCTGCTGAGCTTGGATCCACTCCCAAACTTAAATCACTAGCTCTGGACAACAACTATCTCAATGGAGTCATTCCACCTTCACTAGGGAATCTCTCTTctctaatggagatctcttTATTGTATAATAGTCTCCAAGGTGATATCCCAACAGAGCTTGGCAATCTTAGCAAACCCTGA